Below is a genomic region from Candidatus Hydrothermales bacterium.
TAGTTAAAAATTCGATAATTTCAACAAAAGATACACTCTCTACTTTTACCTCCTCTTTATTGTCGATAGTTTGGTTCTCTTTATATCTACCAAAAAGAAGATTAGTTTTATATAGCATAAAAAAACTTAGGGCAAATAAAAATTCAAGCTTTTCTCTAAAAGTTAATTCCTTTTCCTTTAAATAAAATTCCGCGAACTCCTCTAATAAAATTGATATTTCTATTTTAAATGGGTCTATTTCTTTTGATAAAAGCCATTTTAAAAGTATCTCGAGTGGTCCATAATAGTACGTTGTTTTTATAACTGCGTTCATCTTAAATTAAGATACATAAACTTAAAAATCTTTTTCTTTTCCTCAAATTTAACGAAATAGACTCCAGAATTTTTGAAATTATTTAACCTTATAATATTTAACCCTTCATTTAAAGTAGAAATCGTTGCTGTTTTTCTACCAGAAATATCATAAAAAATTAGTTTCCCCTTCCCATAGGTCAATATTTTTAAATTTTTCTGGTAAGGATCAATAAAAGGATTGGGATAAATTCTTGATATCCCCCTAAAAGTATTTTTTTGAGTTAAATTTAATTTACCTAAAATTCTTTCTCTCTTTGATAGTAATGAATCAAAGTTCTCCCCGGCAAAAAGTACGTATACTAAAGAATCTGGTGGAATTATTTTCTTTGAAATATAAATCGAATAATCTCCTATGTCTTTCCAAAATCTCTTTAGCTCTCCCTTCATAAGAGAAAACTGTATAGAATCTGGCAATCCACCATAAGGATAGACAAATTCCTCATTCTTAATTATTCCGCATAAGGAGTGTTCATCAATATCTAATAAACCGAAAACAGGCCCTTCAGAGATTGAGGTAAATAAAATTTTTGAGGCACTATCATAATCAGCATAATTAAAAAGTGGAGACTTAATATCAGGATCTAAAAATGTGGCAAGATAAACCTCCTCACTTAAAAAATTCTCTGTTTTTAAATTTATTAGAAAACCCTCATTTAAATCTCTAATTTTTACCTTTAGAACATTTCCCTTTGGGTGCTGGGAATACTCATCTTTTATTTTAAAAACTATATACTCTCCCTCTTTATTAAAATAAAAGCGACCATCTTTTAGGGGCCTTGTATCTCTATCATCAATATTAAATTTTTCATAAAATCTGTCAACAACATAGTTATAATCATTTCCAAAGGCGATACTGCCGTAATATAAAAGATTACCAAAATTTTTAAAAACAAATCCTATTCCTTTTTTTTGATCTGAGCTTGCAAAACCTAGTGCTCCAGTAGCTGATATCGAAAAAGTATAATTTTGATTTCTAAAAGTTATTAAAGTATCAGAAAAAACTTTTTTTAACTTAAATAACTTCGAAAAGTTCCTCGAACTTAATGAAAAGTAGATTTCTAGAGTATCTTCAGGATAACTTAATAAGATTCCTTTAGTAAAGAATTTAACGTTTCTTCTAACCTGCGGGAATTTAAAAAGAGTATCAAAGAAAAAAATGTTTGAATTATTTAAAATTTTTATTTTCACACTATCGTTTAGTACTCTGTTCGAAATTAAAGATACCCCTATTTCAAGTGTATCTGAAGGAAAAGGTGGAGCTGTCTTTGAATCTACATAGAAATCCTCAACAGCGAAAATTAAAGTATCATATCTATTTATTACCTTAATCAACTCTTCAAGATCTATGTATCCGTATCCCTCTTCATAGTTAGGATAGGCTCTACCATATTTTCTTTTAAGGTTTTCTTTAAAGATCTTAGCGACGGAATCAGGAGTTAAAAAAGGATTATATTCAAGTAACAAAGAGAGTGCCCCTGCAAGTATAGGTGAGGAGGCGCTTGTTCCATCTGCTGTTACAAAACTTTTGTTTAAAAAAGCTCCCTTTATGCTTTTTCCAGGTGCAATTAAAAGTGGAGATAAAAAATTCCAATCTTTAAAAAACCAATATGAGGTATCTCCCCAAGGCAGTGAAAAAGGTGAGGGCCCTCTAGATGAAAAGTTTGTGACATTAAAGTGCGAGTCGCAGGCTCCAACCGAAAAAACAAAAGGGTAATTTGAGGGTGATGAAGTTGTTCCTGATGATGGCCCCTCATTACCAGCCGCAAAACATAAAAAAACTCCCTTTTTCTTTAAATAAAATAGATCAGGAAAAAATTCATCAAAGTTTGGATGAGTTCCAAATGAACCATTTAAAATTCTAATAGAAAGTCCACTTTCTAAAAGCTCTGCAACATAATCAAAAGCTTCATGTATATCTGAAACAAACCCTCCATATTCAGAAAAAACCTTTAAAACTATTATTTTTGACTCAGGTGCGATTCCTGCTGAATCCCCAACAACAAGGGATGCAACAAATGTACCGTGTCCAAGCGGATCTGAAGGCGGTGAGTAACTTACAAAGTCTTTAAAACCGATTACTTTTCCTTTTAACTCAGGATGAGACGTATCAACGCCCGTATCAATTATTACAATTATATTCCCTCTTCCCCTAATATTTAGTTTATAGAAAGTGTCAGCTCCTATAAACTTTTTGTGCCAAAAACTTTTAACATAATTTGAATGAAGAAGTTTAGGTAAAGGGATAAGATGATCATATGAGTAAGGTATAGAAAGTTTCTGAAACTCATCTAAAAGAGAATCCGGAATTTCAACGAGAATTTTTTGTGATAAAATAAGTTCCTTTTTAATTTTAATTTTATCTTTCAAATTGCTATTTAAAGAGTAAATTTTTTGAAGAAATTTTTCCTTTTTGTTTTCTATTTTTTTCTTAAGTTCGTTAAATGAAAGATTATATTCTTCTCCTAAGGAAATAATTAGATTGATTGAAAATATTAAAATACCTATCAAATTCCGCCTGAGATAACTCTTATCAGTTCTATTTCGTCGTCATCTTTTAAAACTTCATCTTCCGTTAAAACTTCGCTGTTTCTAATTACAATGTATTCTTCTGGATTAAAGTTAAGTATTTTGAAAATATCGTATACCCTGTAATTTTCTCCCTCAATTATTTTTATTTCACGACCTATTTTTACTTTCATAGATTAATTATTTAAGAAAAAAGAGTCTAACTGCAA
It encodes:
- a CDS encoding MoaD/ThiS family protein, whose amino-acid sequence is MKVKIGREIKIIEGENYRVYDIFKILNFNPEEYIVIRNSEVLTEDEVLKDDDEIELIRVISGGI
- a CDS encoding S8 family peptidase — encoded protein: MIGILIFSINLIISLGEEYNLSFNELKKKIENKKEKFLQKIYSLNSNLKDKIKIKKELILSQKILVEIPDSLLDEFQKLSIPYSYDHLIPLPKLLHSNYVKSFWHKKFIGADTFYKLNIRGRGNIIVIIDTGVDTSHPELKGKVIGFKDFVSYSPPSDPLGHGTFVASLVVGDSAGIAPESKIIVLKVFSEYGGFVSDIHEAFDYVAELLESGLSIRILNGSFGTHPNFDEFFPDLFYLKKKGVFLCFAAGNEGPSSGTTSSPSNYPFVFSVGACDSHFNVTNFSSRGPSPFSLPWGDTSYWFFKDWNFLSPLLIAPGKSIKGAFLNKSFVTADGTSASSPILAGALSLLLEYNPFLTPDSVAKIFKENLKRKYGRAYPNYEEGYGYIDLEELIKVINRYDTLIFAVEDFYVDSKTAPPFPSDTLEIGVSLISNRVLNDSVKIKILNNSNIFFFDTLFKFPQVRRNVKFFTKGILLSYPEDTLEIYFSLSSRNFSKLFKLKKVFSDTLITFRNQNYTFSISATGALGFASSDQKKGIGFVFKNFGNLLYYGSIAFGNDYNYVVDRFYEKFNIDDRDTRPLKDGRFYFNKEGEYIVFKIKDEYSQHPKGNVLKVKIRDLNEGFLINLKTENFLSEEVYLATFLDPDIKSPLFNYADYDSASKILFTSISEGPVFGLLDIDEHSLCGIIKNEEFVYPYGGLPDSIQFSLMKGELKRFWKDIGDYSIYISKKIIPPDSLVYVLFAGENFDSLLSKRERILGKLNLTQKNTFRGISRIYPNPFIDPYQKNLKILTYGKGKLIFYDISGRKTATISTLNEGLNIIRLNNFKNSGVYFVKFEEKKKIFKFMYLNLR